Proteins from a genomic interval of Pseudomonas anuradhapurensis:
- a CDS encoding YggS family pyridoxal phosphate-dependent enzyme produces MSTLADNLSAISARIASAAQAAGRDPASVQLLAVSKTKPASAIREIHAAGVRDIGENYLQEALAKQQALSDLPLIWHFIGPIQSNKTKAIAEHFDWVHSVDRLKIAQRLSEQRPAGLAPLNICLQVNVSGEDSKSGCAPADLPALAKAVAALPNLRLRGLMAIPEPTDDRAAQEAAFATLRKLHEELGLGLDTLSMGMSHDLEAAIAQGATWVRIGTALFGARDYSGHA; encoded by the coding sequence ATGTCCACCCTAGCAGACAACCTTTCCGCTATTTCCGCCCGTATCGCCAGCGCTGCCCAGGCTGCCGGGCGTGATCCGGCCAGCGTCCAGTTGCTGGCCGTGAGCAAGACCAAGCCAGCCAGCGCCATCCGCGAAATCCACGCCGCAGGCGTGCGTGATATCGGTGAAAATTACCTACAAGAAGCGCTGGCAAAGCAGCAGGCACTCAGCGACTTGCCCTTGATCTGGCACTTCATCGGCCCCATTCAGTCGAACAAGACCAAAGCCATCGCCGAGCATTTCGACTGGGTACATTCCGTGGACCGTCTGAAGATCGCCCAACGCCTGTCGGAACAGCGTCCTGCCGGGCTGGCGCCGCTGAATATCTGCCTGCAGGTGAACGTCAGCGGAGAGGACAGCAAATCCGGCTGCGCACCGGCTGACTTGCCGGCCTTGGCGAAAGCGGTAGCCGCGCTACCCAACCTGCGCCTGCGCGGGCTGATGGCCATTCCCGAACCCACCGACGACCGCGCCGCCCAAGAGGCAGCCTTCGCCACCCTGCGCAAGCTGCATGAAGAACTCGGGCTGGGCCTGGATACGCTGTCCATGGGCATGAGCCACGACCTGGAAGCCGCCATTGCCCAAGGCGCGACGTGGGTGCGTATCGGTACTGCCCTGTTCGGTGCCCGCGACTACAGCGGCCACGCCTGA
- the proC gene encoding pyrroline-5-carboxylate reductase, producing the protein MSKTRIAFIGAGNMAASLIGGLRAQGLDASQIRASDPGAETRSRIQAEHGIETFEDNAQAIDGADVIVLAVKPQVMKAVCQALQPNLQDGQLIVSIAAGITCASLQSWVGARPVVRCMPNTPALLRQGVSGLYATAQVSAEQRQQAEQLLSAVGTALWLEQEQQLDAVTAVSGSGPAYFFLLIEAMTAAGEKLGLPRETASQLTLQTALGAARMAVASDVDAAELRRRVTSPAGTTEAAIKSFQASGFEAIVEQALQAAATRSAELAEQLGK; encoded by the coding sequence ATGAGCAAGACACGTATTGCCTTTATCGGCGCCGGCAACATGGCCGCCAGCCTGATCGGTGGTCTGCGTGCCCAGGGCCTGGACGCCTCGCAGATCCGCGCCAGCGACCCGGGCGCCGAGACCCGCAGCCGCATCCAGGCCGAGCACGGCATCGAAACCTTCGAGGACAACGCCCAGGCCATCGACGGCGCCGACGTCATCGTGCTGGCGGTAAAGCCACAGGTCATGAAAGCCGTTTGCCAGGCCCTGCAACCCAACCTGCAGGACGGCCAGCTGATCGTTTCCATCGCCGCCGGCATCACCTGCGCCAGCCTGCAAAGCTGGGTTGGCGCGCGCCCGGTGGTACGCTGCATGCCCAACACCCCTGCCCTGCTGCGCCAAGGCGTGAGCGGCCTGTATGCCACCGCACAGGTGTCCGCCGAGCAGCGCCAGCAGGCCGAGCAACTGCTGTCGGCCGTGGGCACCGCCCTGTGGCTGGAGCAGGAACAGCAACTGGACGCCGTGACCGCTGTTTCCGGCAGTGGCCCGGCGTACTTCTTCCTGCTGATCGAAGCCATGACCGCGGCGGGGGAAAAACTCGGCCTGCCACGCGAAACCGCTTCCCAGCTGACCCTGCAGACGGCCCTGGGCGCCGCGCGCATGGCGGTCGCCAGCGATGTCGATGCCGCCGAGCTGCGCCGCCGTGTCACCTCGCCCGCCGGCACCACCGAAGCGGCGATCAAGTCATTCCAGGCCAGCGGCTTCGAAGCCATCGTCGAGCAGGCCCTGCAGGCTGCCGCCACGCGCTCTGCGGAGCTGGCCGAACAACTGGGCAAATAA
- the trmB gene encoding tRNA (guanosine(46)-N7)-methyltransferase TrmB — protein MTESHDTPSTPDGEARPHRRIKSFVMRAGRMTEGQQRGLEQGGPLYILPLADSPVDYDQVFGRSAPRTLEIGFGMGHSLLEMAAAAPEQDFIGVEVHRPGVGALLNGVLTQGLKNLRVYDCDAIEVLNRCVADNSLDRLMLFFPDPWHKARHHKRRIVQLEFAELVRRKLKPGGVFHMATDWEPYAEYMLEVMSAAPGYRNRAADGTYVPRPEERPITKFERRGERLGHGVWDLKFEKVD, from the coding sequence ATGACTGAATCGCACGATACGCCGAGCACCCCTGACGGCGAAGCCCGCCCGCACCGCCGCATCAAGAGCTTCGTGATGCGCGCCGGGCGCATGACCGAAGGCCAGCAACGCGGCCTGGAGCAGGGCGGCCCGCTGTACATCCTGCCGTTGGCCGACAGCCCGGTGGACTACGACCAGGTGTTCGGCCGTTCGGCGCCGCGCACCCTGGAGATCGGCTTCGGCATGGGCCATTCCCTGCTGGAAATGGCGGCTGCCGCGCCGGAGCAGGATTTCATCGGTGTGGAAGTGCACCGCCCAGGCGTGGGTGCGCTGCTCAACGGCGTGCTGACCCAGGGGCTGAAGAACCTGCGGGTGTATGACTGCGATGCTATCGAAGTGCTGAACCGCTGCGTGGCGGACAACAGCCTCGACCGGCTGATGCTGTTCTTCCCCGATCCATGGCACAAAGCGCGCCACCACAAACGGCGCATCGTTCAGCTGGAGTTCGCCGAGCTGGTGCGGCGCAAGCTCAAGCCGGGTGGCGTGTTCCACATGGCTACCGACTGGGAGCCGTATGCCGAGTACATGCTGGAAGTGATGAGCGCTGCCCCGGGCTATCGCAACCGTGCGGCCGACGGCACCTATGTGCCACGCCCGGAAGAGCGCCCGATCACCAAGTTCGAACGCCGTGGCGAGCGGCTGGGGCATGGGGTTTGGGATTTGAAGTTCGAGAAGGTGGATTGA
- the hemW gene encoding radical SAM family heme chaperone HemW, translating into MIDTLSTPGTAGFTSLPPLALYIHIPWCVRKCPYCDFNSHAAGPDLPEDAYVAALLNDLDQELAAVQGRPISSIFFGGGTPSLFSADALGRLLRGVEQRIAFAPEIEITLEANPGTFEQDKFKAYRQTGINRLSIGVQSFQPAKLQALGRIHNGDEAVRAAGMARAAGFDNFNMDLMHGLPEQSLDDALGDLRQAIELGPTHLSWYQLTVEPNTVFWNQPPELPEDDILWDIQEAGQALMADHGFRQYEVSAYAQAGRAARHNLNYWRFGDFIGIGAGAHGKLTFADGRILRTWKTRLPKDYLNLAKPFKAGEKLLPVDELPFEFLMNALRLTDGVEAELFTQRTGLPLEQLREARRAAEQKGLLQVEADRLVATPRGQLFLNDLLQYFLT; encoded by the coding sequence ATGATCGACACGCTGTCCACACCCGGCACGGCGGGTTTCACCAGCCTGCCGCCGCTGGCGCTGTACATCCACATCCCGTGGTGCGTACGCAAATGCCCTTACTGCGACTTCAACTCCCACGCCGCCGGCCCTGATCTGCCAGAAGATGCCTATGTCGCGGCCCTGCTGAACGACCTCGACCAAGAATTGGCCGCGGTGCAAGGCCGGCCGATCAGCTCGATCTTCTTCGGTGGCGGTACGCCCAGCCTGTTCAGCGCCGATGCCCTCGGCCGGCTGCTGCGAGGCGTGGAGCAACGCATTGCGTTTGCGCCAGAGATCGAAATCACCCTGGAGGCCAACCCGGGCACGTTCGAGCAGGACAAGTTCAAGGCCTACCGGCAAACCGGCATCAACCGCCTGTCCATCGGTGTGCAGAGCTTCCAGCCAGCCAAGCTGCAGGCGCTGGGGCGCATCCACAATGGCGATGAAGCGGTCCGCGCCGCCGGCATGGCGCGTGCGGCCGGCTTCGACAACTTCAACATGGACCTGATGCACGGCCTGCCCGAGCAGTCGCTGGATGACGCGCTGGGCGACCTGCGCCAGGCGATCGAACTGGGGCCCACGCATTTGTCGTGGTACCAGCTGACCGTGGAGCCGAACACGGTGTTCTGGAACCAGCCACCGGAGCTTCCCGAGGACGACATCCTCTGGGACATCCAGGAAGCCGGCCAGGCGCTGATGGCCGATCACGGCTTCCGCCAGTACGAGGTCTCGGCCTATGCCCAGGCTGGTCGTGCCGCGCGGCACAACCTCAATTACTGGCGCTTTGGCGACTTCATCGGCATTGGTGCCGGTGCTCACGGCAAACTGACCTTCGCCGACGGTCGCATCCTGCGCACCTGGAAGACCCGCCTGCCCAAGGACTACCTGAACCTGGCCAAGCCGTTCAAAGCTGGCGAAAAGCTGCTGCCGGTCGACGAGCTGCCGTTCGAGTTCCTGATGAATGCCCTGCGCCTGACCGATGGAGTGGAGGCCGAACTGTTCACCCAGCGCACCGGGCTGCCACTGGAACAGCTGCGCGAAGCACGGCGCGCCGCCGAACAAAAGGGCCTTTTGCAGGTCGAAGCGGATCGACTGGTGGCCACGCCACGAGGCCAGTTGTTCCTCAATGACCTGCTGCAGTATTTCTTGACCTAA
- a CDS encoding DUF3392 family protein: protein MDLVLDLLATVSRWSRSNLSEISLALVGCLLVLFGTDIKGWVEQRLGGLAGALRVPFMALLVMIGSGVALIYATPWVVKGLGQFNNYALAPVLLVVLVLIGVVADRRG from the coding sequence ATGGATCTGGTACTTGATCTGCTCGCGACGGTTTCCCGCTGGAGCCGCAGCAACCTGTCGGAGATTTCACTGGCCCTGGTGGGCTGCCTGCTGGTGCTGTTCGGCACCGATATCAAGGGCTGGGTGGAACAGCGCCTGGGCGGCTTGGCCGGCGCCCTGCGCGTACCGTTCATGGCCTTGCTGGTGATGATCGGCAGTGGTGTGGCGTTGATCTATGCCACACCCTGGGTAGTGAAGGGGCTGGGCCAGTTCAACAACTACGCGCTGGCGCCGGTGTTGCTGGTGGTGCTGGTGCTAATTGGGGTAGTGGCTGATCGGCGGGGCTGA
- the rdgB gene encoding RdgB/HAM1 family non-canonical purine NTP pyrophosphatase, giving the protein MMNFQQLVLASHNAGKLKELQAMLGASVQLRSIGEFSQVEPEETGLSFVENAILKARNAARISGLPALADDSGLAVDFLGGAPGIYSARYADGKGDAANNAKLLEALKDVPEAERGAQFVCVLALVRHADDPLPILCEGLWHGRIMFEASGEHGFGYDPLFWVPERGCSSAELAPADKNQLSHRARAMALLRQRLGLA; this is encoded by the coding sequence ATGATGAATTTCCAGCAACTCGTATTGGCCAGCCATAACGCCGGCAAACTCAAGGAACTCCAGGCCATGCTCGGCGCGTCCGTGCAGCTGCGCTCGATCGGTGAGTTCAGCCAGGTGGAGCCGGAAGAAACCGGCCTGTCGTTCGTCGAGAACGCCATCCTCAAGGCACGTAATGCCGCACGCATTTCCGGCTTGCCGGCCCTGGCCGACGATTCCGGCCTGGCAGTGGACTTCCTCGGTGGTGCACCGGGCATCTATTCGGCGCGCTATGCCGACGGCAAGGGTGATGCAGCAAATAACGCCAAGCTGCTCGAGGCCCTGAAAGATGTGCCCGAAGCAGAGCGCGGTGCGCAGTTCGTCTGCGTGCTGGCACTGGTGCGCCATGCCGACGACCCGCTGCCGATCCTGTGCGAAGGCCTGTGGCACGGGCGCATCATGTTCGAGGCCAGCGGCGAGCACGGCTTTGGCTATGACCCGCTGTTCTGGGTACCGGAGCGCGGCTGTTCCAGCGCCGAACTGGCCCCTGCGGACAAGAACCAGCTCAGCCACCGCGCGCGCGCCATGGCCCTGCTGCGTCAACGTCTGGGCCTGGCATGA
- a CDS encoding DUF4426 domain-containing protein — translation MRRLALLLISLCLALPALAADAARPERKEVFGDVTVHYSAFTSSMLTPAVAAATGLVRSKNQGVLNIAVLRANKPAIAVVSGTVKDLTGRSTPLSFKQINEQGAVYYIAQFKIDQAETVTFDLNIETGGISNSLSFNQEVFPGE, via the coding sequence ATGCGTCGCCTAGCCCTGCTCCTGATCAGCCTGTGCCTCGCCCTGCCGGCACTGGCTGCCGATGCTGCCCGCCCCGAGCGCAAGGAAGTGTTTGGCGACGTGACGGTGCACTACAGCGCATTCACCTCGAGCATGCTGACACCAGCGGTGGCTGCAGCCACCGGCCTGGTACGCAGCAAGAACCAGGGCGTACTCAACATTGCCGTGCTCCGCGCCAACAAACCCGCCATCGCGGTGGTCAGCGGCACGGTCAAGGACCTGACCGGGCGCAGCACCCCGCTGTCGTTCAAGCAGATCAACGAGCAAGGCGCGGTGTACTACATCGCCCAGTTCAAGATCGACCAGGCAGAGACCGTCACCTTCGACCTCAACATCGAAACCGGCGGCATCAGCAATTCCCTCAGCTTCAACCAGGAAGTGTTCCCAGGCGAATGA
- a CDS encoding C40 family peptidase, producing the protein MPPLLKTWLTLCLLLPLAAHATNREQRLPNGFTGYTSNASVRHAPVKQTTLRSRPSNAASGRSSGPTIAMSPKQSSDVLSRAVNVLGTPYVWGGSSPKKGFDCSGLVKYAFNDVADVDLPRTSNAMAQGHGVKVAKGDLKPGDLIFFNIKSRRVNHVAIYLGNDRFIHAPRRGKRVSIDTLSKPYWQQHYVVAKRVLPKEQQQLNLAKR; encoded by the coding sequence ATGCCGCCTTTACTCAAGACATGGCTGACCCTCTGCCTATTATTGCCCCTGGCCGCCCACGCCACCAATCGTGAGCAACGTCTTCCCAATGGTTTCACCGGCTACACCAGCAATGCCTCGGTGAGACACGCACCGGTCAAGCAGACCACGCTGCGCAGCCGCCCGAGCAATGCCGCCAGCGGCCGCAGCAGCGGCCCAACCATTGCCATGTCACCGAAGCAGAGCAGTGATGTGCTCAGCCGTGCGGTGAATGTGCTCGGCACCCCTTACGTCTGGGGCGGCAGCAGCCCGAAGAAAGGCTTCGACTGCAGCGGGCTGGTCAAGTACGCCTTCAACGATGTCGCCGACGTCGACCTGCCGCGCACCTCCAACGCCATGGCCCAAGGCCACGGGGTCAAGGTGGCCAAGGGCGACCTCAAACCGGGCGACCTGATCTTCTTCAATATCAAGAGCCGTCGGGTCAATCACGTTGCCATCTACCTGGGCAATGACCGCTTCATCCATGCCCCGCGTCGTGGCAAGCGGGTGAGCATCGACACCCTGAGCAAGCCTTACTGGCAGCAGCATTACGTAGTAGCCAAGCGAGTGTTGCCAAAAGAACAGCAGCAACTGAACCTGGCCAAGCGCTGA
- a CDS encoding type IV pilus twitching motility protein PilT, whose protein sequence is MDVTDLLALAVDAGASDLHLAAGQTPMLRLDGELQRVALPTLSPDVLIEGMAPMLDEARRRQWTQGDELDLALELPALGRFRLNLFRQLHGPAATFRLIPGRIATLDELELRDVFQAVAQCSDGLILVGGPTGSGKSSTLAALLDQLNRERALHIITLEDPVEVIHNSQRSLVNQREIGRHCGGFAQGLRSALRQDPDVIMIGELRDLETIRLALRAAETGHLVLATVHTRSAVNSVDRLVEVFAAEEKPLVRAMLAESLRLVVAQILVRRAGGGRVAAREVLVVTPAVRNLIREGRMAQLCSVMQAGGADGMRTMEGAMRGLRERGLIEDL, encoded by the coding sequence ATGGATGTGACCGACCTGTTGGCCCTGGCCGTGGATGCGGGCGCTTCCGACCTGCACCTGGCGGCGGGCCAGACACCGATGCTGCGCCTGGATGGGGAGTTGCAGCGCGTGGCTCTGCCGACCTTGAGCCCGGACGTCTTGATCGAGGGCATGGCACCCATGCTGGATGAAGCCCGGCGCCGACAGTGGACCCAGGGAGATGAGCTGGACCTGGCGCTGGAGTTGCCGGCACTGGGGCGCTTTCGGCTGAACCTGTTTCGCCAGTTGCATGGCCCTGCGGCCACCTTCCGCCTGATCCCGGGGCGCATCGCCACGCTCGATGAACTCGAGCTGAGGGATGTGTTTCAAGCTGTTGCGCAGTGCAGTGATGGCTTGATCCTGGTGGGTGGGCCGACCGGCAGCGGCAAGTCCAGCACCCTGGCGGCGCTGCTCGACCAGCTGAACCGTGAGCGGGCACTGCACATCATCACCCTCGAAGACCCTGTCGAAGTTATCCACAATAGCCAGCGCAGCCTGGTCAACCAGCGAGAGATCGGCCGCCATTGCGGCGGGTTTGCCCAAGGGCTGCGCAGTGCCCTGCGTCAGGACCCGGATGTGATCATGATCGGGGAGCTGCGCGACCTGGAAACCATTCGCCTGGCCTTGCGCGCGGCGGAGACCGGGCACTTGGTGCTGGCGACCGTGCATACGCGTTCGGCGGTGAACAGCGTTGACCGGTTGGTGGAGGTGTTTGCGGCCGAAGAGAAGCCGCTGGTGCGGGCGATGCTGGCCGAGTCGTTGCGCCTGGTGGTGGCGCAAATATTGGTCAGGCGTGCGGGGGGAGGGCGGGTTGCGGCGCGTGAGGTGCTGGTGGTTACGCCAGCGGTGCGTAACCTGATTCGGGAAGGGCGTATGGCGCAGTTGTGTTCGGTGATGCAGGCGGGTGGTGCGGACGGGATGCGGACGATGGAGGGGGCGATGCGAGGACTGAGGGAGCGAGGGCTGATTGAGGACTTGTAG
- the metW gene encoding methionine biosynthesis protein MetW — protein sequence MRADLEIIHDWIPAGSRVLDLGCGNGELLASLRDRKQVTGYGLEIDADNIAACVAKGVNVIEQDLDKGLGNFASNSFDVVIMTQALQAVEYPDRILDEMLRVGRQCIITFPNFGHWRCRWYLATKGRMPVSDFMPYTWYNTPNIHFCTFADFEELVHERKARVLDRLAVDHLHRNGWGGRLWPNLLGEIGIYRVSSPGLQEHQLAV from the coding sequence ATGAGAGCCGATCTGGAAATCATCCACGACTGGATTCCCGCCGGCAGCCGGGTACTCGACCTGGGCTGCGGTAACGGCGAACTGCTGGCCTCACTGCGTGACCGCAAGCAGGTCACCGGCTACGGCCTGGAGATCGACGCTGACAACATCGCCGCCTGCGTGGCCAAGGGCGTCAACGTCATCGAGCAGGACCTGGACAAGGGCCTGGGCAACTTCGCCAGCAACAGCTTCGACGTGGTGATCATGACCCAGGCCCTGCAGGCCGTGGAGTACCCCGACCGCATCCTCGACGAGATGCTGCGCGTGGGCCGCCAGTGCATCATCACCTTCCCCAACTTCGGCCACTGGCGTTGCCGCTGGTACCTGGCGACCAAGGGCCGCATGCCAGTGTCGGACTTCATGCCATACACCTGGTACAACACGCCGAACATCCACTTCTGCACCTTTGCCGACTTCGAGGAACTGGTGCACGAACGCAAGGCCAGGGTGCTTGACCGCCTGGCTGTCGACCACTTGCACCGTAATGGGTGGGGTGGCCGGCTTTGGCCTAATCTTCTAGGTGAGATCGGTATCTACCGCGTCAGCAGCCCGGGCCTGCAAGAGCACCAGCTCGCTGTCTGA
- the metX gene encoding homoserine O-succinyltransferase MetX produces MSTVFPEDSVGLVVPQTARFDEPLALACGRSLASYELVYETYGTLNASASNAVLICHALSGHHHAAGYHAATDRKPGWWDSCIGPGKPIDTNRFFVVSLNNLGGCNGSTGPSSINPATGKPYGADFPVLTVEDWVHSQVRLAERLGIQQWAAVVGGSLGGMQALQWTISYPERVRHCVDIASAPKLSAQNIAFNEVARQAILTDPEFHGGSFQDQGVIPKRGLMLARMVGHITYLSDDSMGEKFGRELKSDKLNYDFHSVEFQVESYLRYQGEEFSGRFDANTYLLMTKALDYFDPAAAHGGDLAATLAHVKADYCIMSFTTDWRFSPARSREIVNALMAARKNVCYLEIDSPYGHDAFLIPTPRYMQGFANYMNRIAI; encoded by the coding sequence ATGTCCACTGTCTTTCCCGAAGATTCCGTCGGTCTGGTAGTACCGCAAACAGCCCGGTTCGATGAACCGCTGGCCCTGGCCTGTGGCCGCTCGCTGGCCAGTTATGAACTGGTCTACGAAACCTATGGCACCCTCAACGCCAGCGCCAGCAACGCCGTGCTGATCTGCCATGCCCTGTCCGGCCACCATCATGCCGCTGGCTACCATGCCGCCACCGACCGCAAGCCGGGCTGGTGGGATAGCTGCATCGGCCCGGGCAAGCCGATCGACACCAACCGCTTCTTCGTGGTCAGCCTGAACAACCTGGGCGGCTGCAACGGCAGTACTGGCCCCAGCAGCATCAACCCGGCCACCGGCAAGCCCTATGGCGCGGATTTCCCGGTGCTGACCGTGGAAGACTGGGTACACAGCCAGGTACGCCTGGCCGAACGCCTGGGCATCCAGCAATGGGCTGCCGTGGTCGGCGGCAGCCTGGGCGGCATGCAGGCGCTGCAGTGGACCATCAGCTACCCCGAGCGCGTGCGCCATTGTGTCGATATCGCCTCGGCGCCCAAGCTGTCGGCACAGAACATCGCCTTCAACGAAGTGGCGCGCCAGGCCATCCTCACCGACCCCGAATTCCACGGTGGTTCGTTCCAGGACCAGGGCGTGATCCCCAAGCGTGGCTTGATGCTGGCGCGCATGGTCGGCCACATCACCTACCTGTCCGACGACTCGATGGGTGAAAAATTCGGCCGTGAGCTGAAGAGCGACAAGCTCAACTACGACTTCCATAGCGTCGAATTCCAGGTCGAAAGCTACTTGCGCTACCAGGGCGAAGAGTTTTCCGGGCGTTTCGACGCCAACACCTACCTGCTGATGACCAAGGCGCTGGACTACTTCGACCCGGCTGCTGCCCATGGCGGCGACCTGGCGGCCACCCTGGCCCACGTCAAGGCGGATTACTGCATCATGTCGTTCACTACCGACTGGCGCTTCTCGCCGGCCCGCTCGCGCGAAATCGTCAACGCCCTGATGGCCGCACGCAAGAACGTCTGCTATCTGGAGATCGATTCGCCCTATGGGCACGATGCCTTCCTGATCCCCACGCCTCGCTACATGCAGGGTTTCGCGAACTACATGAACCGCATTGCCATCTGA
- a CDS encoding YggT family protein encodes MNALSGAAIFVVQTLVSLYLVIVLLRFVLQLVKANFYNPLCQFAVRATQPLLKPIRRIIPSVGGLDTSSLLLSVVIQALLMGFVLMVTYGTFGDILHLLMWAIIGITSLFLKIFWVAMIVMVIVSWVAPNSHNPAAELAYQISEPVLAPFRRIVPNLGGMDISPIFAFLAIQVIQSFVMPPLAAYAGMPQELWRMI; translated from the coding sequence ATGAATGCACTGTCCGGCGCCGCGATCTTCGTGGTGCAAACCCTGGTCAGCCTGTACCTGGTGATCGTCCTGCTGCGCTTCGTGCTGCAGCTGGTGAAGGCCAACTTCTACAACCCGCTTTGCCAGTTCGCAGTACGCGCCACTCAGCCGCTGCTCAAGCCGATTCGCCGGATCATCCCCAGTGTCGGCGGGCTGGATACCTCGTCGCTGCTGCTGTCGGTGGTCATCCAGGCGCTGTTGATGGGCTTCGTGCTGATGGTCACCTACGGTACCTTCGGCGACATCCTGCACCTGCTGATGTGGGCGATCATCGGGATCACCTCGCTGTTCCTGAAGATTTTCTGGGTGGCGATGATCGTCATGGTGATCGTTTCCTGGGTCGCCCCCAACAGCCACAACCCAGCCGCCGAGCTGGCCTACCAGATCAGCGAACCGGTGCTGGCACCGTTCCGCCGCATCGTGCCCAACCTGGGCGGCATGGACATCTCGCCGATCTTCGCCTTCCTCGCGATCCAGGTGATCCAGTCGTTCGTGATGCCGCCGCTGGCCGCCTACGCCGGCATGCCACAAGAGCTGTGGCGGATGATCTGA